One part of the Candidatus Cloacimonadota bacterium genome encodes these proteins:
- a CDS encoding CoA transferase subunit B, giving the protein MDKRAMIGSRIALEFKDGDYVNLGIGLPTLAVNYIPEGIHVVFQSENGMLGVGPNPAEGKEDKDMINAGGGYITALKGASFFDSALSFAIIRGGHIDATVLGALQVDQEGNLANWMIPGKMVPGMGGAMDLVTGARKVIVAMEHCDKYGNSKILKKCTLPLTAKGKVNLIITDMAVMEVCAEGLVLREIAAGTTIEDVKKVTDADLIIPDTVGCFG; this is encoded by the coding sequence AACTTGGGGATAGGGCTTCCCACTTTAGCCGTGAACTATATTCCGGAAGGCATACACGTGGTATTCCAGAGCGAAAATGGTATGCTGGGGGTAGGTCCCAATCCAGCTGAGGGAAAAGAAGATAAGGATATGATAAACGCCGGGGGTGGTTATATTACAGCCTTAAAGGGTGCTTCATTTTTCGATAGCGCTCTCAGTTTTGCCATTATTCGTGGAGGTCATATTGATGCTACAGTATTAGGCGCTCTTCAGGTAGATCAGGAAGGTAACTTGGCAAACTGGATGATTCCCGGCAAGATGGTGCCCGGAATGGGAGGTGCTATGGATCTTGTTACTGGCGCCCGTAAAGTAATTGTGGCGATGGAACATTGTGATAAATATGGAAACTCCAAAATCCTAAAAAAATGCACTTTACCACTAACAGCCAAAGGCAAGGTGAATCTTATCATTACCGATATGGCGGTAATGGAAGTATGCGCCGAGGGCTTAGTTTTACGCGAGATTGCTGCCGGAACTACCATAGAAGATGTGAAAAAAGTTACAGATGCAGATCTAATCATCCCAGACACCGTTGGTTGTTTTGGCTAA